A genomic window from Cyprinus carpio isolate SPL01 chromosome A2, ASM1834038v1, whole genome shotgun sequence includes:
- the LOC109051813 gene encoding LIM domain transcription factor LMO4-like isoform X2, whose product MVNTACNTQAPHVRMGALAWKRCVGCGCKISDRFLLFALDGYWHCHCLKCSCCQAQLAEIGSSCFTKRGLILCKSDYIRLFGHSGACRACSKSIPANEMVMRAQGNVFHVKCFVCSICHNQLVPGDRFHYTNGKLYCEQDRPSASAHRCDHLDSLREQNISEQKS is encoded by the exons ATGGTGAACACTGCTTGTAATACACAAGCACCTCATGTCAGAATGGGGGCCCTGGCATGGAAGCGGTGCGTTGGATGTGGATGCAAGATTTCAGACCGCTTCCTGCTGTTTGCTCTGGATGGATACTGGCACTGCCACTGTCTCAAGTGCTCCTGCTGTCAAGCCCAGCTGGCAGAAATCGGCTCATCGTGTTTCACAAAGCGTGGCTTGATCCTCTGCAAAAGTGACTATATAAG ATTGTTTGGTCACAGCGGAGCCTGCAGGGCTTGCAGTAAGTCCATCCCAGCAAATGAAATGGTTATGCGAGCACAGGGCAATGTTTTCCATGTCAAG TGTTTTGTGTGCTCCATCTGCCATAACCAGCTAGTACCTGGTGACCGTTTTCACTACACAAATGGAAAACTGTACTGTGAGCAGGACAGACCGTCAGCTTCTGCGCACAGATGCGACCACTTGGATTCACTCAGGGAGCAAAACATATCTGAACAGAAGTCCTGA
- the LOC109051813 gene encoding LIM domain transcription factor LMO4-like isoform X1: MHSILGSDPFIMVNTACNTQAPHVRMGALAWKRCVGCGCKISDRFLLFALDGYWHCHCLKCSCCQAQLAEIGSSCFTKRGLILCKSDYIRLFGHSGACRACSKSIPANEMVMRAQGNVFHVKCFVCSICHNQLVPGDRFHYTNGKLYCEQDRPSASAHRCDHLDSLREQNISEQKS, from the exons ATGCATTCTATTCTAGGTAGTGACCCATTTATTATGGTGAACACTGCTTGTAATACACAAGCACCTCATGTCAGAATGGGGGCCCTGGCATGGAAGCGGTGCGTTGGATGTGGATGCAAGATTTCAGACCGCTTCCTGCTGTTTGCTCTGGATGGATACTGGCACTGCCACTGTCTCAAGTGCTCCTGCTGTCAAGCCCAGCTGGCAGAAATCGGCTCATCGTGTTTCACAAAGCGTGGCTTGATCCTCTGCAAAAGTGACTATATAAG ATTGTTTGGTCACAGCGGAGCCTGCAGGGCTTGCAGTAAGTCCATCCCAGCAAATGAAATGGTTATGCGAGCACAGGGCAATGTTTTCCATGTCAAG TGTTTTGTGTGCTCCATCTGCCATAACCAGCTAGTACCTGGTGACCGTTTTCACTACACAAATGGAAAACTGTACTGTGAGCAGGACAGACCGTCAGCTTCTGCGCACAGATGCGACCACTTGGATTCACTCAGGGAGCAAAACATATCTGAACAGAAGTCCTGA
- the LOC109051817 gene encoding heparan sulfate 2-O-sulfotransferase 1-like codes for MGFLRLKMPPKFQLLALLAFAIAMIFLENKIQRLEESRGKLERVIARHEVREIEQRHIQEGAKVALVEEDDLVVIYNRVPKTASTSFTNIAYDLCNKNHYHVLHINTTKNNPVMSLQDQVRFVKNVTLWKEMKPAFYHGHVSFLDFTKFGVKKKPIYINVIRDPIERLVSYYYFLRFGDDYRPGLRRRKQGDKKTFDDCVAAGGSDCAPEKLWLQIPFFCGHYFECWNIGSKWALEQAKYNLVNEYMLVGVTEELEDFVMMLEAALPRFFKGATELFRTGKKSHLRKTSEKKPPTKESIARLQQSDIWKMENEFYEFALEQFQYVRAHAVREKDGELYVLAQNFFYEKIYPKTT; via the exons ATGGGGTTTTTAAGGTTAAAGATGCCGCCGAAGTTTCAGCTCCTGGCTCTGTTGGCCTTCGCCATTGCGATGatctttttggaaaacaaaattcAGAGGCTCGAGGAGTCACGGGGGAAGCTGG AACGAGTCATTGCCAGACATGAGGTACGAGAGATTGAGCAACGGCACATTCAAGAGGGAGCGAAGGTGGCCCTGGTCGAGGAAGATGATCTGGTGGTCATCTACAACCGAGTGCCCAAAACAGCCAGTACCTCCTTCACCAACATCGCCTATGACCTGTGCAACAAGAACCACTATCATGTGCTGCACATCAATACCACCAAAAACAATCCCGTCATGTCTCTTCAGGATCAG gtACGGTTTGTAAAGAATGTGACGTTATGGAAGGAGATGAAGCCTGCGTTCTACCATGGACATGTTTCCTTTCTGGACTTCACCAA ATTTGGAGTGAAGAAAAAGCCTATTTACATAAATGTTATCCGGGACCCTATTGAGCGTTTGGTGTCTTACTACTATTTCCTGCGCTTTGGTGATGACTACAGACCAGGCCTGCGACGCAGAAAGCAAGGGGACAAAAAG acgtTTGATGATTGTGTAGCTGCTGGAGGATCTGACTGTGCTCCAGAGAAACTGTGGCTTCAGATTCCCTTCTTCTGTGGTCATTACTTTGAGTGCTG GAACATTGGCAGCAAATGGGCTTTGGAGCAAGCCAAATACAACCTGGTGAATGAATATATGTTAGTTGGAGTGACGGAGGAGTTGGAAGACTTTGTTATGATGTTGGAGGCAGCTCTCCCTCGCTTTTTTAAGGGAGCCACAGAGCTCTTTCGGACAG GGAAGAAATCGCATCTAAGGAAAACGAGCGAGAAGAAGCCGCCCACAAAAGAGTCCATAGCCAGACTGCAGCAGTCAGACATCTGGAAAATGGAGAATGAGTTTTATGAGTTTGCACTAGAGCAGTTCCAGTACGTTCGGGCTCACGCGGTGAGAGAAAAAGATGGGGAACTGTACGTACTGGCACAGAACTTTTTCTATGAGAAAATCTACCCAAAGACTACCTGA